In Cupriavidus basilensis, the following proteins share a genomic window:
- a CDS encoding polysaccharide biosynthesis tyrosine autokinase, which yields MSFAGASPAANEPEQPRARGSRALVDHLGWIVALTLAGGAIGALVALSMPQHYRVEALVQVEPRDAGQNAGARGGAQGGPAAPFDAGMLTSRAVVGPVVERLRLDVSAAPLRAPLVGALVARFAEPGQAMAAWPESLGYAWGGERIQIDSLAVPERLLNVPLMLEVQPQGHYRLYAGNALLFEGVAGEPAAGNEVELQVAKLDALPGTRFALVRHDPLSTMDAISRELVVDEHTRDAGTVRISWRYPDRKLAAALVNGVAQAYIDSQTTQRRDDAAGSLAFVTGELPRVQGELERAEAALTRYRTRSGTMAPTQDAQSYLNGSMDYQRQIAALRLERTRLLQRFTTDSNEVRTVDTQIQELSKVRRDMDSRMQNLSETERESVALTRDVKVAEDMYMTLRNRVQQLSLVRSDRSNNMRIVDAALAPARPDGVGPWPLTGGGALLGLCLGLAGVAARQRYRPSVGDAADAEARLGMPMLGEIAFSSEQTELEHQSEVHRRLGMMMGFAAQPSPRLYAPAPGSALAEPGGFSTGEAERLLRCGLHDRFLLARRSPHALAVEGLRSVRAALHFAVRNAPDAVLAVTSPAPGTGKTFACVNLAVLFAEAGQRVLLIDADLRRGKVANWFDQAAEPGLAELLAGQAELAAVVRPTVVSGLSVITAGSMPPNPSELLMMPALAETLQACKARFDLIIIDTPPVLAVADATLVANLAGSTLLVVRADVTPAAQVDETLKRLARASARLAGGMLNGVTRRRSNRADFAAMSPYLGLPLPAARPEALALESRPARHGTAEQQAGQGSMPAS from the coding sequence TTGTCCTTCGCCGGTGCGTCGCCGGCTGCAAATGAGCCGGAGCAGCCGCGCGCGCGCGGCTCGCGCGCACTTGTCGATCACCTTGGCTGGATCGTTGCGCTGACGCTCGCTGGCGGCGCCATCGGTGCGCTGGTCGCGTTGTCCATGCCGCAGCACTATCGCGTCGAGGCGCTGGTGCAGGTGGAGCCACGCGACGCAGGCCAGAATGCCGGTGCGCGCGGTGGGGCGCAGGGCGGCCCCGCTGCCCCGTTCGACGCTGGCATGCTGACCAGCCGCGCGGTGGTCGGGCCCGTGGTGGAGCGGCTGCGCCTGGACGTCTCGGCGGCGCCGTTGCGCGCGCCGCTGGTGGGTGCGCTGGTGGCGCGCTTTGCCGAGCCCGGGCAAGCCATGGCGGCTTGGCCGGAAAGCCTGGGCTATGCCTGGGGCGGCGAGCGCATCCAGATCGACAGCCTGGCGGTGCCCGAGCGCCTGCTTAACGTGCCGCTGATGCTGGAGGTCCAGCCGCAGGGCCACTATCGCCTGTATGCCGGCAATGCGCTGCTGTTCGAGGGCGTGGCGGGCGAGCCGGCCGCGGGCAACGAGGTGGAGCTGCAGGTGGCCAAGCTCGATGCCCTGCCGGGCACGCGCTTCGCACTGGTGCGCCATGATCCGCTTTCCACCATGGATGCCATCTCGCGCGAACTGGTGGTGGACGAACACACGCGCGACGCCGGCACGGTGCGCATTTCCTGGCGCTATCCCGACCGCAAGCTGGCCGCCGCGCTGGTCAATGGCGTGGCGCAAGCGTATATCGACAGCCAGACCACCCAGCGCCGCGACGATGCGGCCGGCAGCCTTGCCTTTGTCACTGGCGAGCTGCCGCGCGTGCAGGGCGAGCTCGAGCGCGCCGAGGCCGCGCTCACGCGCTACCGCACCCGTAGCGGCACCATGGCGCCGACCCAGGACGCACAGTCATACCTGAACGGCAGCATGGACTACCAGCGCCAGATCGCCGCGCTGCGGCTGGAGCGTACCCGCCTGCTGCAACGCTTTACCACCGACAGCAATGAAGTGCGCACGGTGGACACCCAGATCCAGGAGCTCAGCAAGGTGCGCCGCGACATGGATTCGCGCATGCAGAACCTGTCGGAGACGGAGCGCGAGTCTGTGGCGCTCACGCGCGACGTGAAGGTGGCCGAGGACATGTACATGACGTTGCGCAACCGGGTGCAGCAGCTCTCGCTGGTGCGGTCGGATCGCTCCAACAACATGCGCATCGTCGATGCGGCGCTTGCGCCCGCCCGGCCCGACGGAGTTGGCCCGTGGCCGCTCACCGGCGGCGGCGCGCTGCTCGGTCTGTGCCTCGGGCTGGCCGGCGTGGCCGCGCGGCAGCGCTACAGGCCCTCGGTGGGGGATGCCGCCGATGCCGAGGCGCGGCTGGGCATGCCCATGCTCGGCGAGATCGCGTTCAGCAGCGAGCAGACCGAGCTTGAGCACCAGTCCGAGGTGCATCGCCGCCTGGGCATGATGATGGGCTTCGCCGCCCAGCCCAGCCCGCGCCTGTACGCGCCTGCTCCTGGCAGCGCCCTGGCCGAACCCGGCGGGTTCTCCACCGGCGAGGCCGAGCGGCTGCTGCGGTGCGGGCTGCATGACCGCTTCCTGCTGGCGCGGCGCTCGCCGCACGCGCTCGCGGTGGAGGGCCTGCGCAGCGTGCGCGCGGCCCTGCATTTCGCCGTGCGCAATGCGCCCGACGCGGTGCTGGCCGTGACCAGCCCGGCGCCCGGCACCGGCAAGACCTTTGCCTGCGTCAACCTGGCCGTGCTGTTCGCCGAGGCTGGCCAGCGCGTGCTGCTGATCGACGCCGACCTGCGCCGTGGCAAGGTCGCCAACTGGTTCGACCAGGCCGCCGAGCCGGGGCTGGCCGAACTGCTCGCGGGCCAGGCAGAACTCGCGGCCGTGGTGCGGCCCACCGTGGTGTCGGGGCTCTCGGTGATCACCGCCGGATCCATGCCGCCCAATCCCTCCGAGCTGCTGATGATGCCGGCGCTGGCCGAGACGCTGCAAGCCTGCAAGGCCCGCTTCGACCTGATCATCATCGACACGCCGCCGGTGCTGGCCGTGGCCGATGCCACCCTGGTCGCCAACCTGGCCGGCTCGACGTTGCTGGTGGTGCGCGCCGATGTCACGCCCGCCGCGCAAGTGGACGAGACGCTAAAGCGCCTGGCGCGTGCCAGTGCGCGGCTTGCCGGCGGCATGCTCAATGGCGTCACGCGCCGGCGCAGCAACCGCGCGGACTTCGCCGCGATGAGCCCGTACCTGGGGCTGCCGCTGCCGGCCGCGCGTCCCGAAGCGCTGGCGCTGGAGTCGCGCCCGGCCCGGCACGGCACGGCAGAGCAGCAGGCGGGCCAGGGCTCCATGCCAGCCTCCTGA
- a CDS encoding alpha/beta fold hydrolase, whose amino-acid sequence MKPVLFEGCAGWLHEAAGTTGVVLCNPHGHEAMWSHRAFRHLAADLAAGGLPVLRFDYPGTGDSAGSDADGEHIAWCVHGILGAVAVLREQAGVSRVVLCGLRLGATLAVLAAEALAAREPDVVAGLVLLAPVVSGRAYLRELRALHTSWVNNVIPDIELTPPTDGSLEVLAYRFQPDTVTTLEGLRLTRRRGCPAPRVLLLDAWPGAASPVAEMGTLYRGSGAEVTLGTFGEYPGMMQAAEYAQVPESAWQAVLAWVRPAVAAGRRGAAPGLPAPGNESPALECEVDGVREQRVWLDRGRQFGILCHPARRGASDVAVLFPNTGGNHHVGDGRVFVSLSRELARHGVTALRLDLSTLGDSPAPARQMSIPAVYAQSACDDASAAVDWLRAQGYKRIVMSGVCSGAFISLHVALRNPGVNGLVLANLAKFRWDDADTAAVNERVQSMRGYVAAVRRVQNWQRLWRGQVKVWPILSGFARRCTRRVAQRCAAAVVRWRGGDDTTTVTGFARAAMRELDRRGVQTDFLYGMSDIGLEEAKDRFGSNLEALQGLGNIRVRTLPTFDHSLFLADSRAALGAHLVRYIEVQLARGEPVEPVEVSEVSEVSEGSAGALADAVSGTASA is encoded by the coding sequence ATGAAACCGGTCTTGTTCGAGGGCTGTGCCGGCTGGCTGCACGAGGCTGCAGGCACCACGGGTGTGGTGCTGTGCAACCCCCACGGCCACGAGGCGATGTGGTCGCATCGTGCGTTTCGCCACCTGGCGGCAGACCTCGCCGCCGGGGGCTTGCCGGTGCTGCGCTTCGACTATCCCGGCACCGGGGACTCCGCCGGCTCCGACGCCGATGGCGAGCATATTGCCTGGTGCGTGCACGGCATCCTGGGCGCGGTAGCCGTGCTGCGCGAGCAGGCCGGAGTGAGCCGGGTCGTGCTGTGCGGCCTGCGCCTGGGGGCCACGTTGGCCGTGCTCGCCGCCGAGGCACTGGCCGCGCGAGAGCCCGATGTCGTGGCCGGCCTGGTGCTGCTGGCGCCGGTGGTGAGCGGGCGCGCCTATCTGCGCGAGCTGCGTGCGTTGCACACCAGTTGGGTCAACAACGTCATCCCCGACATCGAGCTCACGCCGCCCACCGACGGATCGCTCGAAGTGCTCGCCTACCGCTTTCAGCCCGACACCGTGACAACGCTCGAAGGCCTGCGTCTGACCCGCCGCAGGGGCTGCCCCGCGCCGCGCGTGCTGCTGCTTGACGCCTGGCCGGGGGCCGCTTCCCCCGTCGCAGAAATGGGTACGCTTTATCGCGGATCGGGGGCCGAGGTCACCCTGGGCACCTTTGGCGAGTATCCCGGCATGATGCAAGCCGCCGAGTACGCGCAGGTGCCTGAGAGCGCCTGGCAAGCGGTGCTGGCCTGGGTGCGCCCGGCCGTTGCCGCCGGGCGCCGCGGCGCCGCACCCGGCCTGCCTGCGCCAGGCAACGAGAGCCCCGCGCTGGAATGCGAGGTGGACGGCGTGCGCGAGCAACGGGTATGGCTGGACCGCGGCCGCCAGTTCGGCATCCTTTGCCATCCCGCGCGGCGTGGCGCGAGCGATGTCGCGGTGCTCTTTCCCAATACCGGCGGCAACCACCATGTGGGCGACGGGCGGGTCTTTGTGAGCTTGTCGCGCGAATTGGCCCGGCACGGCGTGACCGCATTGCGCCTCGACCTCTCCACGCTGGGCGATAGCCCGGCCCCGGCACGCCAGATGAGCATTCCGGCGGTCTACGCGCAGAGCGCATGCGACGATGCCAGTGCCGCCGTCGACTGGCTGCGCGCGCAGGGGTACAAGCGCATCGTCATGTCCGGGGTCTGCTCGGGCGCGTTCATCAGCCTGCACGTGGCGTTGCGCAATCCGGGGGTCAATGGCCTGGTCCTGGCCAACCTGGCGAAATTCCGCTGGGACGATGCCGACACCGCCGCCGTGAACGAACGGGTGCAGTCCATGCGGGGCTACGTCGCTGCCGTGCGCCGCGTGCAGAACTGGCAGCGGCTGTGGCGCGGCCAGGTCAAGGTCTGGCCGATCCTGTCCGGCTTCGCACGCCGATGCACGCGGCGCGTGGCGCAACGCTGCGCCGCCGCCGTGGTGCGCTGGCGCGGCGGCGACGACACCACCACCGTGACCGGTTTCGCGCGGGCCGCCATGCGGGAGCTCGACCGGCGCGGCGTGCAGACGGACTTCCTCTACGGCATGAGCGATATCGGGCTGGAAGAAGCCAAGGACCGCTTCGGCAGCAACCTTGAAGCGCTGCAGGGCCTGGGCAACATCCGCGTGCGCACCCTGCCCACGTTCGATCATTCGCTGTTTCTTGCTGACAGCCGCGCCGCGCTGGGGGCGCATCTGGTGCGCTACATCGAGGTGCAGCTGGCGCGCGGCGAGCCGGTCGAGCCCGTCGAGGTGAGCGAGGTGAGCGAGGTGAGCGAGGGCAGCGCCGGCGCGTTGGCGGATGCGGTATCAGGCACGGCGAGCGCCTGA